The following DNA comes from Marinilactibacillus sp. Marseille-P9653.
GTATACGTAAATCTACTTTTACAGGCTCAAGAGAGCGCGATGAAGGAAGCGTCAAGCTAATAGTCAGATTCAAATCTACTAAGAACTCATCTGTTTTCTCCACAACTAGAATACCGTCCATTGATAATGGCGTAGCATCGATAATTGAAGAATTTCTCTCTATCAACGAATCTGTCAAGTCGATTTCGCCATTCAATGTTAATGGTTCTTCTTTAAACTTTTTCAATTCGTTTAAAGCCCATTTGATTTTCATGTGTTATCACCTCTTGGCCTTATTATAAATGGTTTAATCAATTTTTAGCAACCGCACTGCACTTTACAATCAAATAGATTATAGTGTTTTTCGATACTAAAAACAAAGCCTCTTGACTTTAAGGCAACAAAAATCAGTATACTAGTGATGCGGGCTAATGTCAATGTTTTTTATAGGCATTCGACCAAAATCTTGTCTTCCAAGATTCGCTCCATTGCCTAATTCATAAAGGTTCCCGGCCTTAATATCAAGTTCCCAGAATTTCTTTGATTGTTTGTCTATTTTTGTTAACAAAGTTAAAGGCGCTTCTTTTTTGACTTGATTCAAGTATTCTTGTCCCACAGAACTAAAGCCAAGCACTCTAGTCGCATGAACAGTACTCGATCCAGAAATATCTGTCTTTTTGATTTGAAGCAAGATATAAACGCAAAGTCGTTGCAATCTTGTCCTAGTCATCCTTTTGTGTTTGATACGCATCATAAATTCTTCAAAAGAGTGTGATTGTTGGATAGACTTCTTTAAAAGATTCTCTAATCCTTCTTCCATTTGATAAATCTGTTTCAATTCTTCAACTGTGGAAGAGAGAATTTGATATTTCAAAAAGATCCAGAAATCGACCCAAGAACTTAATGATTGATTTCTTAATAGATTCATACTCACCACTGGCATAAAGTTCGCGACAGCATCTGAATCGAGTTCTGAGGATAACAATTGATTACGAATAGCCGTAGCACTTGAAATCATACCACCATTTTGCAATGTTTTCTCATGGTAATTCGCTTGTTTTCTCTGGATGACTTCTAATTGTAAAGGCGATCCTAATTTATAATTTTCT
Coding sequences within:
- a CDS encoding nucleotidyltransferase, with amino-acid sequence MKACGIVAEYNPFHNGHLYQISEARKRSRSDVMIVVMSGNFLQRGEPALIDKWTRAEMALKHGADVVLELPVAYSVQPADIFAKGAVGILHAMKCSALSFGSESGNSDQFKLASKLMVDQAGRIDQLFKERAEKGQSYASRMEQAISESLPNFPIDLSLPNNQLGLAYGRENYKLGSPLQLEVIQRKQANYHEKTLQNGGMISSATAIRNQLLSSELDSDAVANFMPVVSMNLLRNQSLSSWVDFWIFLKYQILSSTVEELKQIYQMEEGLENLLKKSIQQSHSFEEFMMRIKHKRMTRTRLQRLCVYILLQIKKTDISGSSTVHATRVLGFSSVGQEYLNQVKKEAPLTLLTKIDKQSKKFWELDIKAGNLYELGNGANLGRQDFGRMPIKNIDISPHH